A window of Cydia fagiglandana chromosome Z, ilCydFagi1.1, whole genome shotgun sequence genomic DNA:
CTGCagatatttataaaacaaatataacCTTAAAGTAAAAgtcataaactaaaattaaaaactagatATTACAactaaagttataaataaactaATTGAATGCAGATTTATTGAAGCATATgcacttaaataaaaatgaaatacgAACAATATTCTGTATGTATTTTAATGACGTTTCATGAacacaaaatatacctacatgaaatatgTAGTATGTATGTACTGCATACATGTAGTATGTATGTACTGCATGATAATAGTTTTCGAACCTAAACTTACATTTATATAGGGTCATTgtgctagttttcgtccggtgtcagtttccgtccacttgacgaaatttgagtataatacttcattgctgcacaaatttggacttattgcacccttaatatctaaacaatttaactatccacataaaaattatatttcgcaagtagcaaattataaatcaaatgtgttatttaccaatccgtcaagtggacggaaactgacaccggacggaaAACTGACGCACTTACCCTATCTAAATATTAtcataacttttattaattgttAAAGTTAACGACGAGAGAGTTAATAACTTAGGTACTCAGTTAACTCTTAGTATAAAGTCAGTCAAACAGAATACATAGGTACGTAATCGCCAAATTAATAATATACTATGATCGATTtaacgtacctacttatttgtttagaatttacttatatttgtaaacaaaacaaaattgtgTAACATACAAACATAAGTTATTGTACAAAGAACTTTACAAGAAGTGTGCTTACGTTTTCCTCTAAGGACAGCGGgcttttttctatataattaatCGCATATTCTCGAAACCGTTTGCAGATATTGCTAAGAACGTAGTAATGTAACGAACTtggagattttgaaaatattttgtgtataatCTCCTTTTTTTTCCATTGCAAGATCAATGATCAATATCAACGCGGCTCATATTAAAACGGAACTTTTTAATGAGCcgcgtttcccgcctttttattttttaatttcgtgatgcgacgacaaccaagccgcatacagccaataataatatagtccattatagcaatttgttacgttcgaaattcaaattcgtacagagcggcgcggtggtcgatatgggaccgggagttctcccggttgtgtcttttcatacattacatgggtcaaacagatcactgtgttatgtctttcctgtagacatacacaagagttaagggctataaaggttaattttcttatttaacccttatccacgtgaaaaggtccttcttttatttacagaactatgataaaatcattacttacatgcccacaagccgttaactattgcccacaggagagaaaactagtgtgttcgcgcgaaatGTACTTTTTTCTCGACATCAAAGTTAACTAAAATTCTCCTAAGGATCGCTGGCTATAAATAGATTACATGAATCCATTGATGGATTTTAGGAGACTTGTTACTTCAACATAATCTATTTGGATCCTAGTGCTCAATAAAGTCTGCTCAAATCCATTGATAGATCTGAACGCACAAAAGGTCCACTCGGATACATAAAGGGTTCCTACCAAATAGATTTTAGTGGACGGAGCTTCTTTTACAGCAAAATGAGGGCCCAATACATGTATATTCATTCCAATGAATTGGTTCGATCTGTAGGAAAACAATTAAAGGATTTTCGTATAAcaatttatttcttaaatttgTGGCTTGTCTGGGATACAGTAAATGAAAACCAATATCAGGTGGAATGAGCCGGCAAAGTTCTGGCCAGTGTAAGTCGACCGCGCGGAACGTGAAGAAGTGTATGTAGGTGTATCTAAAATCTCGACTATATCCAGTATCATGTCATAACTGTCATAAGATAGTAAAGATAGTACATTGCTTGAAAACACAACAATTTTACTTAATGTAACTTTTTTGTACAGTCGAGTACAAAGATATGTATACGCCTGGAAGTTACAAAATTATGTATCCATTTAAGTTTGTAGCTATATTTGGTTACTATAATATATATCCAAATAAGGTGACAGTGCCGAGTATACGCCCAATGTTACAAATTTATGTATACACTAACACGTAAACAATAATGTGCACGTATTGATGCATGTTTATATGTAATCCGAAGGCCGGTGGAGATTCACTTCATAGCAACCGTTAACAAGACATTTATTTCCTTCCACCATTACTCTCTTCAACGGATAACCTTTAACTATACttcgtattttttagcattagaaattaggtaaacaatcttgatgtgtcttttaattgaaaaacacattatataaataagttacggcaaatatgtaacaattatgaatctaatacgatcatttatattcttctgctttcataagtaatagttattgattttcaaaaacgtttttcaataaaaagacatgccaaggtcgcttcttctttcaagttctttctaatgctaaaaaaacgaattataggtTAAAGAAATTTCTGAGATACTAGATTCACGCACAACGCACAAGCTATCTGACGTCTAAGTGAAGTTCTTATTTCTTGTGACTTTGAATTGAATGTCAAAGCTATAGCTATAAGCTAGTTTTAATACATAACATAGACTGACTGTTATATCCATGAATGAGTTTCAAAAGAAGACTCTATATTCTGTATCCTCCTTGTGACCAGTTAGAACTTATTGACGGGATGACGAATAGGAACAGATTTTCAGTGTGACCAATAGCTACAAAATTACTATGTGACTTAATAGAACTAAATTTACTTGTGACGGGTTGAAACAAATATTATTGCTTTCGGCAGTATGACCGGTTAGAAcaacattttattcatttattatagTAACCAAATATGGCTACAAACTTAAATGGATACATAATTTTGTAACTTCCAGGCGTTATATATCTTTGTACTCGACTGTTACCTAGCTGGGATAGCTAGTCTAtgattatttattacctatttttTACTAAGTCACTACATGCTATATCTgccaaacaaaaaacaattataCTTGTTTATATATCATGTTAAACTGCAATTAATTATAGTTTCAAACAACTTGTGTTAAAATTAGATTGGCGTATTTAAAAATCTGTGATATGTACAGTGATTTGAATATACAATGTATCTAACTATTTACACGGTTTATACATGTATGATATTTACAACATTACAACACATGCTGTATTTAACTATTATAGCTAATGAAAAGTAGCGCTGATAGTTTTTTTGAAGTGAGCCGTGAGTCTTCTTTCTGTCAAAATGTTTCCTGCTTTTGAGAAAACACGTTCGTAGGGAACGGAAGTCGCCACAACATTATATCTTTCACAGGAATGGGTCTCTGGTTCGGCAAAGCATCGGTTCCTGTAAGTACTTCTAGAGCTCGACTACGCCTGCTGCTGTTGGGTTAGTTGACCTCAGATTTTTCCCTTTTTGGTCGTAAGCTGCCCAAATGGAGGACGACACAGTTTCCTGTAATAGAAGCGGTTGCTGGTTGAAAGTTGACGGCTGGTTGAGCTGCTGCTGAGGTGTCGATGTTTGCGGCGGGCGATGGCAACCAATTCGTTGCTTTAAGTTGTTAATAGCTCTATTTGCAAGTAAAATATATCTAAAGCCTTTAGTTTATCCTTATATCCGTCTACTACTAGCCGAAAACCAGTCTGTCCAACTAGGTGGActgttagtattttttttttcgtaaccaACAACCTAGTTAGTTTGGTTCATGAAGCTTAACAACTTCCACtatatttcccaaaatgtcccagaaagttTCTATGAAACATTCCTGTTTTGTTACCGGATTTCCTTACACATttggtaacaaaaaaggaatgtttcatagaaactttctgggacattttgggaaatatagtggaagttgttcagcttcatgtaggtactttaccagcataccaattttAATAGAAATCTAAGAGGTGATCGAAATGTACGAACTTTTTGAGAAATGCTCATGTGGTCTAATTACGTGACAAACGTGGATAGAAAGATTCGAGTGATCATACAagggttaggttttttttttcattttcaggAGCGGAGCCAAAATGAAATTATTTGCGGCtggaaaactttattttttcttgAACACCAAatcttgttttatttcattatgtGCAAAGCTATGTATAAATGCTAAAGCTCACTTACTTGTAAtgatgtattatattatatagtacGCAGCAAGTATAATAGTAGCCGAAGCCTTAGCCGGGCTATAAAGGAGCACACGGTCGTATCCCAGACAGcggaatatattttttaaatatccgTTCGTTCTTTCTATTGTGTTTCGCACGCGGCAGTGCCAGGCCGTGTACCTTTCTTCCGGACTATTCTGGGCAGCGTTCAGCACGGGTGTCATGAGCCATGGCTCAAGAGCGTACCCCGAATCACCTGATTTTTTTGGTGTTCTTCGTTTTTGCACATACCTAGATAATTATATTCTAGCAGGCTAAGTTTACACCGACTATTTAATCAATGTAACCTAGCCGCAATATTACGAGTAGGTCACCTTGCGAATttaattcattcataatgtgtccatgcaattttgcagctcatTTGCCGCGCCATACTTCACGTAAAACTAACAGGTGACTTGCATGGATAAACTCTAGGTATCTATATATCGGTATTAATTAAGCTTTTTGCAAAGTGCGTGGTTAGTGCGTAAATCCCATGATAGTACCTATATTACAACTTGCTGCTTACCCAGAAGAAAGTATTCTCCAATATGGTCGTTATGCAATCTTCGTAACTCGTCTTTTATTAAAGAATTGTTAAAGATGAAAGAGTCATGTACCCGGCCTGGGAACCTCGCATTTACCGACAGTAATTTGCAGTTTACGTCCGCAATCTAAAAATGTGTCCTTAATTATAAGATGCTTACCAGCTATTTGTAACAAAATGTACCAATCTGTTGTGAAGCAACACCAACAATGGAGGATTACTTTGGCGATCTTATAGTTTAGTAGTAGGTAACGGAGGGGGAAATATTTTTACTTGGGTACAATCTATTGTACCCAAAATGTTATCAACCCCGTATGCCTCCCGGAAACCTCTAGCGATGGTTTGCCGGGACCGCTTGTCTCCTGGGCAGGGTTGCgaactccaatttttttttacccctagagctcaacttaaaacccctaaaactgtactattattttggaaaacccactaaataaaaaataaaagaaattatacgtttaattaattctttatttatacattttccacaatttagtaaattattatgattttcaaccggttcgacATTTTTGTGATCATACACATATGAacgttatagatggtcaagcaaaacttgtcagtagaaaaaggcgcgaaattcaaattttctatgagacgatatctacatttttcaaatttgccgcctttttctacccaaaaaaaaaaccctaaaaaaaccactaaaaatatttagccaCTAAAAAAATccctagctggtttatttccccctaaatctagtggtaaaaccactaagttggcatccctgCTCCTGGGAAGACTATCCATTTGTCCTTGAGTCTGTAAACAATCCACCACAGTTATGATTTGGTACCTTAGCTACACGTAGCTAATACTCGTATTGAATAATACTTCTATAAATGCGGAAGTAAAAACTTCGAAGTTCCTGAAGAGGTTGCGTTTAATAACAAAAGTTAGGTATGATTATGCATTGTAAGTTAAGAAGTTTTTTAAGAAACACTTCAAATTCCCTTTTATGAaattacaaaattttcaaaaacactcATTTGAGCCTTATTTCTATTTCTACTGTGACGATATCGACGATATTACTAATTGCGTCATTTTCGCCTTCCAATATATCTGATCATTGTGATTATGCCGTACAAAAGGAACATCattatagaaaaaaattatcAATGAGTCACTGCACATCCAtactcttttttagggttccgtacccaaagggtaaaacgggaccctattactaagacttcgctgtccgtccgtccgtccgtctgtcgacaggctgtatctcacgaaccgtgatagctagacagttgaaattttcacaggtgatgtatttctgttgccgctataacatcaaatactaaaaacagaataaaataaagatttaagtggggctcccatacaacaaatgtgatttttgaccgaagttaagcaacgtcgggcggggtcagtatggtacggaacccttcgtgcgcgagtccgactcgcacttgcccggtttttaatttttgcacATGTATTTTTGTAATACTTTAAAAACCAGTCTAGTTATAACTATAAAGGATTATATATTCTAGGCAGTCATGCACCCTAGTATTCTATTGTACTTAAAATATAACTAGGTAATCTGCTAGATCTTTGCAGTGTTACTTTTACACCAAAGATTCTTGCAATGTTAAAAGTACTTATTTTGTTATTTCAGATTGTAAATGAAATACTGGCGGACTGACAGACAAATTGTAGAGAAACGAAAGTTTTCCATTTAGATATGTAGGTGGGTACATAAAACATTCTCTATTCTTGTAAGCATGTTATATCTGATAAGAGCAATAATCTATCAACTCTCTAGCAAAGTTAGGTAAGATAAGAAAACATGTTAACATAAATACAAAGTCAATGAGAAGAGATCAGTGTTGAATCTAAAATTATGATTGGCTTGTTTCAGGTACTTAATTGAAAAAAACTTCtgctttttatttatacaatttttatttatttttaagatattgttaattttggtttaataaaatattaatttccaattccagtttcttttttttcagCTCATTTAACTGTTTTTCTTCGTTTCTTTTTTCTTCTGCATTTTTTCTTTCTTGGAGTAAATTTTCTAACTTaacttcaaacaattttttttcatattgtTTTGTGGCGTTTATAGCCTCTATTCTTAACTGCTTCACCTCGCGGTCTGGAGTCGCAGTCACCTggaataaaatatgaaaaatataagaCTAGCTATTTCTTCAGATATTTAAGGCTTAAATACCTACCcacctattataatattattacttaAGTGTATGTGTCTTAGTTGTTTACCCCTTAACGCTTtaactactgaacagatttagatgaaattaGATATGGAAATAGACTGGGGTAGGACATAAGATAATTTTAATCAATATTTTGTATGTAGAAGAAATTAGGTGGTGCAAAGCTAAATAGTTTTTATGTAATAAAAAGCAATATAACTTTAAAAGGAGCTAGTATGGAAGAAGTATACATGAGGAATCTTAGGTACTTACGAGGCTGTGCGGCAGCAGTAGTGGCAGGGCGAAGTGGTTTTGACAAGCGGGTTCGGAGGAGAAAAGCTGGCGCTTTAGAGTCAAAGGTGGCCTGTGAAAAAGTGAAGTAATTAGGTGTGCAATGTAATGTAATTAggtatagtattataatttacatctagAATCGAAATAAGTATTGTAATTTACCTCGGAATTTGACTCTGCTGTGTCAGTAATAGCAGCAGCTGCAGGAACTATTGCTACTATAGGTGCAGAAGTAGATACctgtaatatgtataaaaccTTAGATTTTTTACACTGCAAAATGTTAATTTGGATTTGCTTAAGTATGTTTTCAATCATATTTATTGTGATGTCAATAAAGTTTGAATACAATACAAATCTTACAATCTACAATACAATGAGTCAAAGGTGGCCTGTGAAAAACTGAAGTAATTAGGTGTGCAATGTAATGTAATTAggtatagtattataatttacacCTAGAATCGAAATAAGTATTGTAATTTACCTCGGAATTTGACTCTGCTGTGTCAGTAATAGCAGCAGCTGCAGGAACTATTGCTACTATAGGTGCAGAAGTAGATACctgtaatatgtataaaaccTTAGATTTTTTACACTGCAAAATGTTAATTTGGATTTGCTTAAGTATGTTTTCAATCATATTTATTGTGATGTCAATAAAGTTTGAATACAATACAAATCTTACAATCTACAATACAATGAGTCAAAGGTGGCCTGTGAAAAACTGAAGTAATTAGGTGTGCAATGTAATGTAATTAggtatagtattataatttacatctagAATCGAAATAAGTATTGTAATTTACCTCGGAATTTGACTCTGCTGTGTCAGTAATAGCAGCAGCTGCAGGAACTATTGCTACTATAGGTGCAGAAGTAGATACctgtaatatgtataaaaccTTAGATTTTTTACACTGCAAAATGTTAATTTGGATTTGCTTAAGTATGTTTTCAATCATATTTATTGTGATGTCAATAAAGTTTGAATACAATACAAATCTTACAATCTACAATACAATGAGTCAAAGGTGGCCTGTGAAAAACTGAAGTAATTAGGTGTGCAATGTAATGTAATTAGGTAaagtattataatttacatctagAATCGAAATAGGTATTGTAATTAACCTGGGAATTTGACTCTGCTGTGTCAGTAATAGCAGCAGCTGCAGGAACTATTGCTACTATAGGTGCAGAAGTAGATTCctgtaatatgtataaaaccTTAGATTTTTTTACACTGCAAAATGTTAATTTGGATTTGTTTAAGTATGTTTTCAATCATATTTATTGCGAtgtcaataaagtttaaatacaatacaaacccAAAAATTACAGATTAAATTAGAATCCTTCATTCATTAAGATAAGGGAATCTAATTACCTCACCTTAGATTAATTACTATCCAGCACTGAATACAATAGAAAGAAGATATTAAAAACATAATGTTACATACTGGCCTATCTTCATCATGAAGTATCTCGCCAACCTGAAACAAACAAAGTCAGGTTATCATttctaaatataatttacttggATCACATACACAATACACATAATAATAACCATAGTGAATGTgatcaaaataatttaagtaagtataatataaaTTCATGTTTAGGTCATCCGGAACTCCATAGTTTTATTACCTGTACACACTCTGCATCTGCCGCATTAGAAGTATTGTTCATTTCCTAAAACAGAAAACATCACAAGATATACAATGATATGAGCAAAAGATAATAAACAACCAACATATaaaataagtgaaaaatacgACTCAAACAGTTAGCTGATAACAATTCAGGTATACACGATTAGTTGATTATTTACATCACATATTATAATATCGTCATCACAGACACTCTTCAGACCATCCATTGAAAGTGGCATTACTTTTCTGAGCCACTCCGTGTCCGTGGACACGCCACCGCGCTCTGGCGGACCACCGCCAGTTGCAAATAAGGCGCGGCGTTCAGCGCTTGCTTCCTGTAATAATGATTAAACTAATGATGAACTAGCAGttcttttaaaattatcaaactTCGCCTGAAGTTGTTTGACGTTCCGCGGGCGTGAACTTTGTGCGTTGTATTCCGATTGAATTAATTGCCACACGCTGGATTTCTTTTTATTACTGATGTGGTcagtttttttgttaaataatattGGGCTATACTTGTCGATTAAACATTTTAATacattaatttcatttttattgaAGTTTACTGAACGTTCtctgaaaacacaaaaaaatacattatttactGTCGCATTCCTTATTATATTCTGAATTCACAATGATATTACAAACATGATACACTTACTTTGCCTCAAATTGGCTTAAATTTGCCATATTTctacttattttattacttatttctaCTT
This region includes:
- the LOC134678094 gene encoding uncharacterized protein LOC134678094 — translated: MAMDCRHILEERSEASAERRALFATGGGPPERGGVSTDTEWLRKVMPLSMDGLKSVCDDDIIICDEMNNTSNAADAECVQVGEILHDEDRPESTSAPIVAIVPAAAAITDTAESNSQVSTSAPIVAIVPAAAAITDTAESNSEVSTSAPIVAIVPAAAAITDTAESNSEVSTSAPIVAIVPAAAAITDTAESNSEATFDSKAPAFLLRTRLSKPLRPATTAAAQPRDCDSRPRGEAVKNRGYKRHKTI